The following proteins are co-located in the Deinococcus aquaedulcis genome:
- a CDS encoding M1 family metallopeptidase, which translates to MAPLVWGLALALLGGALGQGALAPAVPTAWGDRIYPQLGQAGLDVTHYDVALRVPQPGTRTLQAQVTLTVQATRPLPLLSLDYLGPAVQGVTWNGAAVPYERAAEKLLIRRALAPGTPARVTVRLAGPAGRVPDPDLPVDLGWQALPGQGTQPGVNFTFSEPDGTRAFLPVNDHPGDPAGFTLRVTVPRGVTAAASGRQTAVQDTPQGRTYTFEQREPIPTYALAVHIGPLERVDRPAVQVGGKTVALRDYFPPGTPPNIRAPYERTGEILRLLGEWFGPYPFATYGSAVVTPPLPALETATLSTMPVTSSHVRVIVHEAAHQWFGNSVPLGDWSDTWLNEGFATYAELLWAQAQGEEEGRAVLQRWRDSVENWPTRPLVARTPAELFDRSAYVRGALALHALRGAVGDGLFRAFLQTYARTRAARPTRTADLLALARTELGPRAEGVLRTWVESPSLPPLP; encoded by the coding sequence ATGGCGCCGCTCGTGTGGGGCCTGGCGCTGGCGCTGCTGGGCGGCGCGCTGGGCCAGGGGGCACTGGCCCCGGCCGTCCCCACCGCCTGGGGCGACCGCATCTATCCGCAACTGGGTCAGGCCGGGCTGGACGTCACACACTACGACGTGGCGCTGCGGGTGCCGCAGCCCGGCACCCGCACCCTGCAGGCCCAGGTGACCCTGACCGTGCAGGCCACCCGCCCCCTGCCGCTGCTGAGCCTGGATTACCTGGGCCCGGCGGTGCAGGGCGTGACCTGGAACGGGGCGGCGGTGCCCTATGAGCGCGCGGCCGAAAAACTCCTGATTCGCCGCGCCCTGGCCCCTGGCACCCCCGCCCGCGTGACGGTGCGCCTCGCTGGTCCCGCTGGCCGCGTGCCTGACCCCGACCTGCCGGTGGACCTGGGCTGGCAGGCATTGCCGGGGCAGGGCACGCAGCCCGGCGTGAATTTCACCTTCAGCGAGCCGGACGGCACCCGCGCCTTTCTGCCCGTCAACGACCACCCCGGCGATCCCGCTGGCTTCACCCTGCGCGTGACCGTGCCCCGGGGGGTTACCGCCGCCGCCAGTGGTCGGCAGACTGCTGTGCAGGACACGCCCCAGGGCCGCACCTATACCTTCGAGCAGCGCGAGCCAATTCCCACCTACGCCCTGGCCGTTCACATCGGGCCGCTGGAGCGTGTGGACCGCCCGGCGGTGCAGGTGGGGGGCAAGACGGTGGCGCTGCGCGACTATTTCCCGCCCGGTACTCCGCCGAACATCCGCGCGCCCTACGAGCGCACCGGCGAGATTCTGCGCCTTCTGGGCGAGTGGTTCGGCCCCTACCCATTTGCCACCTACGGCTCGGCGGTGGTCACGCCGCCCCTGCCGGCGCTGGAAACGGCCACGCTGTCCACCATGCCGGTGACCTCCAGCCACGTGCGCGTGATCGTGCATGAGGCCGCGCACCAGTGGTTTGGCAACAGTGTGCCCCTGGGCGACTGGAGCGATACGTGGCTGAACGAGGGTTTTGCCACCTACGCCGAACTGCTCTGGGCACAGGCCCAGGGAGAAGAGGAGGGCCGCGCCGTGCTGCAGCGCTGGCGCGACAGTGTGGAAAACTGGCCCACTCGCCCGCTGGTGGCCCGCACGCCTGCCGAGCTGTTTGACCGCAGCGCCTATGTGCGCGGCGCCCTGGCCCTGCATGCCCTACGGGGCGCCGTGGGTGACGGCCTGTTCCGCGCCTTCCTGCAGACCTACGCCCGCACCCGCGCCGCCCGGCCCACCCGCACCGCCGACCTGCTGGCCCTGGCCCGCACCGAACTGGGCCCCCGTGCCGAGGGCGTGCTGCGCACCTGGGTCGAGTCGCCGTCGTTGCCGCCGCTGCCCTGA
- the lepB gene encoding signal peptidase I produces the protein MTRLWAARLWATLREWGQPVLFALVVTQFGASAVQVDGASMLPALRHGEWLAVEKAGGWVHRLGVGGYARGDIVVFKPPRGAEAAWSQMYRGMPLPWRYRPFLVKRVIGLPGDRVSLRGGVVRVNGRVLPEVARTFWAAYCLDTLGPQANGVAPWPAAAPQPEVTVPPGHYYLLGDNRSPGGSLDSRLFGPVPVGDIAGRALARVWPLQRPAQATPPCDGEPHPEDRVRLSGAAEFSPRWLLGGP, from the coding sequence ATGACGCGCCTGTGGGCGGCGCGGCTCTGGGCCACCCTGCGCGAGTGGGGGCAGCCGGTGCTGTTTGCGCTGGTGGTCACCCAGTTTGGGGCCTCGGCGGTGCAGGTGGACGGCGCCAGCATGCTGCCCGCCCTGCGCCACGGCGAATGGCTGGCGGTGGAAAAGGCCGGCGGCTGGGTGCACCGGCTGGGAGTGGGGGGCTACGCCCGGGGCGATATCGTGGTGTTCAAGCCCCCACGCGGCGCCGAAGCCGCCTGGAGCCAGATGTACCGGGGCATGCCGCTGCCCTGGCGCTACCGGCCCTTTCTGGTCAAGCGGGTGATTGGCCTGCCGGGGGACCGGGTCAGCCTGCGGGGCGGCGTGGTAAGGGTGAACGGCCGGGTGCTGCCCGAGGTAGCCCGCACCTTCTGGGCCGCGTATTGCCTGGATACCCTCGGGCCTCAGGCCAATGGCGTGGCCCCGTGGCCGGCGGCGGCACCCCAGCCGGAAGTCACGGTGCCGCCGGGGCACTACTACCTGCTGGGCGACAATCGCTCGCCCGGGGGGAGCCTGGACAGCCGCCTGTTTGGACCCGTGCCAGTGGGCGATATCGCGGGGCGGGCCCTGGCCCGCGTGTGGCCGCTGCAGCGCCCGGCCCAGGCCACACCCCCCTGCGACGGCGAACCCCACCCCGAGGACCGGGTGCGCCTGAGCGGCGCGGCGGAGTTCAGTCCCCGTTGGCTGCTCGGCGGCCCCTGA
- a CDS encoding PadR family transcriptional regulator produces MDLNLFKGNLDLILLSVLERESGYGLDLAKRVEALTQGRITLNVGSLYPALHRLERAGFLQTAETTLARGGPPVRTYALTAAGRAELQRRRESYAAFDRALRSLW; encoded by the coding sequence ATGGATCTCAACCTCTTCAAGGGGAATCTGGACCTGATTCTGCTGAGCGTGCTGGAGCGGGAAAGTGGCTACGGCCTGGACCTCGCTAAGCGGGTGGAGGCCCTGACCCAGGGCCGCATCACCCTGAACGTGGGCAGCCTGTACCCCGCCCTGCACCGCCTGGAACGGGCTGGTTTTTTGCAGACGGCAGAAACCACCCTGGCCCGGGGCGGCCCCCCCGTGCGCACCTACGCGCTGACGGCAGCGGGGCGCGCCGAGCTGCAGCGCCGCCGCGAGAGCTACGCCGCCTTTGACCGCGCCCTGCGGAGCCTGTGGTGA
- a CDS encoding BON domain-containing protein, which produces MWPFGKSTAERVKDALNEQPRLQGLGLQVQERGGEVKVSGMVPHDRYLGLIRVVAGGINGVKTVDVSGVTFEQASAPQPQSAPAAAPAPQAQTAEAPLPELQPDLAPTTGNMNARAGTPAAPLEPMPQSGGQDDDADMEDNSRIAKAVHQALRSNGELADDPIDVLQSGKSIILRGVVDNDHEQRLAEKLARAVDGVAGVDISGLRVAAGAKQLAKEKDQDTGDTVYTVKAGDSLSEIAQKYYGDAMQYKKIAHYNNISNPDLIQPGQKLRIPG; this is translated from the coding sequence ATGTGGCCTTTTGGAAAGAGCACGGCGGAGCGCGTGAAAGACGCGCTGAACGAGCAGCCTCGCCTGCAAGGTCTGGGTCTGCAGGTGCAGGAACGCGGCGGCGAGGTCAAGGTGAGCGGGATGGTGCCCCATGACCGCTACCTGGGCCTGATCCGGGTGGTGGCGGGCGGCATCAACGGCGTGAAAACCGTGGACGTGAGCGGCGTGACCTTCGAGCAGGCCAGCGCGCCCCAGCCCCAGTCGGCCCCCGCTGCGGCCCCGGCCCCCCAGGCCCAGACCGCCGAGGCCCCGCTGCCCGAACTGCAGCCGGACCTGGCCCCCACCACCGGCAACATGAACGCCCGCGCGGGCACGCCGGCCGCGCCGCTGGAGCCCATGCCCCAGAGCGGCGGCCAGGATGACGACGCAGACATGGAAGACAACAGCCGCATCGCCAAGGCCGTGCATCAGGCGCTGCGGAGCAACGGCGAACTGGCCGATGACCCTATTGACGTGCTGCAGAGTGGCAAGAGCATCATCCTGCGCGGCGTGGTGGACAACGACCACGAGCAGCGCCTTGCAGAAAAGCTGGCGCGCGCGGTGGACGGCGTGGCGGGCGTGGACATCAGCGGCCTGCGCGTCGCGGCCGGTGCCAAGCAGCTGGCCAAGGAAAAGGACCAGGACACAGGCGACACCGTCTACACCGTCAAGGCGGGCGACTCCCTCTCGGAGATTGCCCAGAAATATTACGGTGACGCGATGCAATACAAGAAAATTGCCCACTACAACAACATCAGCAACCCGGACCTGATTCAGCCGGGGCAGAAGCTGCGCATTCCGGGCTGA